In a genomic window of Colius striatus isolate bColStr4 chromosome 2, bColStr4.1.hap1, whole genome shotgun sequence:
- the SMIM8 gene encoding small integral membrane protein 8, which produces MPSAKHPNENETPKERKPGLRSVQTTMLFRAVNPELFIKPNKPVMAFGLIAITLCVAYLGYLHATVENKKDLYEAIDSEGSSYMRRKTSKWD; this is translated from the exons ATGCCTTCTGCCAAACatccaaatgaaaatgaaacaccCAAAGAGAGAAAACCAGGACTGAGGAGTGTACAGACAACTATGCTTTTCCGAGCCGTGAACCCAGAGCTTTTCATTAAACCC aACAAACCTGTGATGGCATTTGGACTCATAGCAATTACCCTCTGCGTGGCCTACCTTGGTTATTTGCATGCAACAGTAGAGAATAAAAAGGATCTCTATGAAGCCATCGACAGTGAGGGCTCCAGCTATATGAGGAGGAAAACTTCCAAGTGGGACTGA